From the Thermoproteota archaeon genome, the window CTTCGAGGATATAAGTGGCAAATCCGCCTGGGGATTTACCAGTACATGTTCTAGTCTCAAGTGCAGTCTTACAAGGAGGTACGTTTTCTTCAATGTGAACGACTCTTCCTTGTTCGTCAAACCAAATCATATCAAGTGGAAACTGCATGTTTAACATCCAAAGAGAATATTGTCCAGGAGTATCAAAAACAAATAGCATCCCCTCATCATAGGGTAATTGATCTTGGAACATCAGACCTCTAACTCGACGTGGCTCAGTATCTGCAATTTGTACCTCAAGTACCATTCCATCAAGTTTTATTGTCCCCTTTGGAAATTGGACCGCTTCTAGTTTTGCATCAGTTGGAATGTTAAGCATTGCAACAACTCCAATGATTACAGCAGCCACACCAATGGGCAAAAGGGTCTGAGTTCTTGTTACCACAAGTAATATGCCAAATTAGCTTCTAAAATACCATTATTTTTTTGAAAACTAGAATATGCTCTTAAAATCATTAATTGAGGACATTGTCTCTTTTGTTTGGCTTCCTACATCTGCAATAGTAGCGCTGTTGTATTTTTTCTCCATGTATCTACCGGCTAGAATCATTGGACCGCCAACTGCAGCTGTGATAAATGTTGGCTCTGGTATCCAAAGCATGATAAACCCAATTTTTTGTAGTTTCTTTCCAGGCGCAGGTGCTTTTTGTAGTGCACGTAGAGGCTGAGAGGGATGATGAGAGTGGATTTTTGCAATATCAGAGTATAGCCCTGCTCTACGTTTTGCTGAATCTGAATATGCACGTAGTTTTCCTAGTCTGTGCTTTAGTGCATCCTCCATGGCCAACCAGTATCTAGCAGAAATTAGATAAGAGCAAATGATCAAGTTCGATAACTCCATTGTCAATTAAGGATAACCTTACAAGAACACTAAATTATATCAGGAACGAATCAATATCAGGAGACTTTGAAGAAAGGAAAAGAGCGCCTAGAATCAATAAAGGCGGCTCACCAATCAGTAAGAAACCAACACAGTACAAGAATGGAAGATTACCTAGAAGTAATTGCAGAGCTTGTAGAGTTAAAGGGATATGCAACTACCCTTGATGTATCAAGATACATGAATGTTAGTGCCCCAAGTGTCACAAAGATGCTAAAGAGATTAGACGAGAGTGGATTTTTAGAGTATGAGAAATATCATGGAATAAACCTGACACAAAAAGGCTCTCAAGTTGCAGAAACCATAAGACAAAAACACGGCATACTGGTAGAATTTTTTGAAATTTTAGGGATAGGACATGATACTGCCAATCAAGATGCAGAAGGAGTAGAGCACCATCTAAACCCAAAAACTATCAAGCAGTTAAGAAAATTCATTACTTTTCTTAAAGCAAACCCCAAGGTTCTAGACAATTTTAAAAATCTTTAATGTAAATTTGAATGTCATTTTTAGAGGATGCAAGATCCATTAATTTTTGTGCAGAGTCAGAACGTTTTGGAATTTTGATTTGCCCCTTTCTTCCAATTCTAGATGAAGTGACGTATCTATCTGCAACGTAAATGTCTGCATGCATTCCAGTGTATTCTCTGCTAACAGTTAGAATTATCCCAGTCTTTGATTCAGAAAATGTGTAAGGAATTTCAGCATCGGGAAAATAGTCATCTTCGTCATTTTCCTCTACATCAATGTGCACATTTAGTAACTTTTGAAGGTCATTGATTGTAGAGCCCCCCTTACCAATTATTGATGGGATGTATTGCTTCTGAACTTTGACTCGAATGTTATTATCAGATAAAATTTCAATGTGTGCATTGGGGTCAAAGCGTTTTATCACGTCTCGAATTCTGTCTTCAGCAAGTTTTTCAATTCCGTGTTTTTTGCCGCCCTTCTGTACAGGAACAATAACGTTTTCCTCACCAAAAGTGTAAATTTCATGTTCTAGAACATGGTTCTCAAAATTTCTAATTTCTATTACAGGTCTTGCCAAGTCTTGCTCAAACATTCCTGATGGGACTTTGACCTTTAGTTCAAGTTCATAAACTTTTGATATCTTTCCATCTTTAACAAATATTACAGTATCAATAACATTTGGAATAATTCCAAGCTCAATTTTACCAATAAATCTTTGAATGGCATCTAGTGGAGAATTTGCATGTACTACCCCAACCATTCCCACTCCAGTTAATCGAAGATCAGAGAAGATTCGAAAGTCCTCCCTTCTCCTAACTTCATCAAAGACAGTGTAATCAGGTCGAACCAAAAGTAAAATGTCTGCTGAATTCTCAAAACTTCCATCAAGTCTAGTGTATTGTGTAATTGCAGGATCAACCCTCAGATCACGTGGTGACTCGAATGTTTTGACTATCTTTCCAAGACCATTGTAATAGTTGGCCAATCCAGATGCAAGAGTACTTTTGCCAGAACCAGGTGCACCAGAAATTAGAATTCCTTCTGCACCACTAGAGAATCTTTTCATCAGTTCATCAGAGACATGATAATCATCAAGAGAAAGATGTACAATTGGATGTACAATTGTTATTTCATATTTTTCTGAAAAGGGAGGCCTAGTAATTGCAATCCTATAATCACCGTACTGGATTACCAAAGCACCAGGTTTTGATATCTCAACGTTTCCAGAATCAGAAATCTTTGTTGCCTCTAAGATTTGAGTGGACATCTCATGTAGATAGTCACGGGTGATGACATCACCTCCAATTTGGGTGAGTGTTATTTCTCCAGGTTTTCCTTTTTTTGCCATAGGGGTAATTCCTTCTTTTAGATGAATGCTCATTGTTTCATCATCAAAGAATTTTAGAAATTCAAGTTTCTCAGAGACTATTTTTGGTGCATGATAAACCACAGATACACCTTCAGCCTCAGCTACTAGTGCTTGAACTTTGTCTGAAGTGTAAAGTATTGCTTCACTCTGCTTTGCAATGTCTTTGATAATTGCATCAATTCGTCCACGACCAGACAGTTTGATATCATCTACACTTGGTCGCATTCCTTCATAGGACAAAGTGATGTTGTGAGGCACAATAATTTCTTGTAATTTTTTTAATTCCTCAAGACCAATCAAACCTTGTTCTTTATTTTGGGTTGCCTGAGATTGAAGCTCATCCAAAGTAGCAGTTGGAATTATGATATCACAGTCAGAAATTTCACCAGAAGAAACAAGATGCACTAACTGACCATTAATTACTATGCTAGTATCTGCAACAATTTTTTTCAATCAAGTAAACAGATAGTTGGCTGCTTTTAATCATATCTAATTTTATTATGGAAGAGAATTATTTTGATAAAGTATTTTTGATTACCTTAAGCACATTGTCAAAATCAAATGGCTTGGAGACATATGCAGTGGCACCTGCAGCTAAACAATCTTGGATAACTTTTTGATTATCACTTGCAGTAATTAGAATAATAATTGCATCTGGAAATTTGTTTACAATTTCTCTAACCACGGTAAGTCCATCTTTTTTTGGCATTGCAAGATCAAGCAACATTGCATCTGGTTTTAATTCGGAGAATTTTTCAACAGCATCCTCACCGTCTATAGCTTCTCCAACAATCTCATGTTCTCCAATTGCCAATATATCTCGCATTACAAGACGAATAGATTCAGAATCATCTGCAATGAGAATTTTGCTCATGTCACATAATTAATGAATTATTATTTAAGATCGTCTTTATTTCAAAGCTTCAGGGAACTGCTTACCCATAGAGTCAATGAATGTCTTTGTATCGCACTTAATGTTACCCATTGATTTTTGCATAAGAATTGTTGCATCAACGACAATTGTACGAATGTTAGAAATTTTGTTTCCCTCGATGATTTTTTTCATCAAGTGGTCCACAATGGTTGAAATTTTTCCTACGTCCTCTTTTCCCATCATTGGTGCAAGTCCCTTTATTTTATGAAGGTGTTTCTCAATTCCTACAGACTTATTCTCAATATCGGCATCATTATTTGAGGATTTGATTAAATCAGATATCGAAGACAATTCTTCCATTATTTCCTTTGTTGCAACACGAATGAATTCATCGGACATTGTTATTCATCAAAAAGGATTCACCCGTCATTTTTATACTCTATGTCACGTTTAACCATAAAAGCATGAAACTAATCTACAAGACTTACTTACTAGTTGGAATTGTAATTGTAGCAGCAATTGTAAATTTATTTCTGCTTTACCAAGTTCAGCAACTAGGAACGTCTGAATCATATTCTATTATCAGGGCAGGAGATCTTAAAGTAAAGACTGAGACAGTATCAAGTCTTGCAAGCTCGATTGCAAGTGGTAATGATGCGGACAGAGACAATCTAAAAAAAGAAACAGATGACTTTGACAACGTACTAAAGATTTTCAAAAATGGCGGAACAATCAGAGGAGAATCAATAGTTACAATTCCAAATCAGATTGATCCAGAATATAATCAAGTTCTAAAGGCTTGGGAGAATTACAAAATGAGTGCAAATCAAGTTCAAAAAACATCGGTCTTTGATCAAAATGCAGTAAACTCATTGAATTATGTATTGGAGAAAAACGGAGAGTTAATTCTCACAACAAATTCTCTAGTAAAAGATTTAGAGGTACTAGATAGAGACTATAATCGCCACAAAGCAATTGCAAATGAGCTTCAAGAGCTTGCAAAAAGAATTGGTCAGCAGGCACTTCTCATATCTATTGGAGAAGGAGAAGGAGCACAAGTACAACTAAAACAAGATAGATTATCTTTTGAGATAGGATTAAGAAAATTATTACAAGTACCAATTGATGGATTAGATTATCAGTCAGTAGGAAAAGAGCCAGAAGATTTGATTCCTACTCCACGGGAGAATTCAGAAGCGCTAAGGGAATTAGATCCACTTTGGGAAGCAGTTCAGCTAAGAATTCAAACCCTAGAGGAGAGATCATTGCTATCTCCAGAGTTTGACGTAGCAAGAAAGAATCTTGAGAGACAAAAGAGCATTCTGCTTGATGCGCTGGATAACTTTTTGGATGCATGGAATAGGCAATTGAATTTAGGTGAAGCGCAACAACAAACCATCATTCAGGTATTATTGGCAGTTGACGTCATAGTATTCTTTTTGGTAATTTTTGTTATCAGACAATCACTAAACCCATTGGAGATGATTACCTCTGCACTCTCAAGAGTCAAAGAGGGAATCTATGGAGAAAGAATAGAGTATAACGCATCAGATGAGGTAGGTCAACTTGTCAATACATTCAACATAATGTCAGACACCATCAAACAAAAAGAAGAAGAGGCAAAAAAGACAGACCTTGCAAAAGACGAATTCTTAGCCATGATTACACATGAATTAAAGACACCTCTGGTACCAATTCAAGGTTATGCAGACATTCTACTTGGAGAACATTTAGGAAAATTAACCGACAAACAAAAAGAGAGATTGCGAATAATAAAATCAAGCTCATCGTCATTACTAGATATTATTTCTGACTTGCTTGATGCTCAAAAATTAGACTTGGGCCAATTAAGAATGAAGAAAGAAAGTATCAGTATTAAAAAGACTATAGAAAAGGCAGTAACATCATTCAAGCCAGAAGCTGAAAGAAGAGGAATCAAGCTGAATCATTCAAGTCCAGAGATAATTGTAGTTCATGATTCAGAGAGAATAGGTCAGGTACTTAACAACCTAATTAAAAACAGCATGATTGCAATACATGCTGACAAAGGATCAATTGACATTAATGTTACTGAAAATAATGATGACATAGAAATTTCAGTAAAAGATAATGGAATTGGCATTCCTTTAGAAAAACAAAAAGATTTGTTTAAAAAGTTCTACCAAGTTGATGCTTCACTGACAAGAGAGAGAGGCGGCAGTGGACTAGGACTTGCAATCAGTAAAGGAATAGTCGAAGGACATGGAGGCAAAATTCGTGTTGAGAGCACGCCAAATGTCGGTACAAAGTTCATTTTCACTCTACCAAAAAACCCACCTTTGGGCAATCAAGCTAAATAATTCAAACCTCATTACGCAAATTATCTTACTCTAAAAGAGAAATTAACGAAAGAAAAGGCAATGCAATGAATAACATCTCAAGTCAAAAGAATAATGAATTTTATGCAAATTGCACAGAGTACTTTATGGGATTACGCAAAAAAGGAAAAACAGACTATGGGTTTGAGGATGAGTTCTACTATACAATCCCAACAAAGAAAAAATAAAGATACAGTGATTTAGGAAACATTAGATACTAAATCATGAATTTTGAGGATTTTGCAGACAAGTCTATCCAAATTTCACTGGACTTGGGGGCAGAGTATTGTGATGTCAGGTCAGAGTCATATTCATCAAAGAAGGCAGTAATAGAAAATGGACAAACTGAGCAGTGTGACTCGATTATAGATACAGGAATTGGGATACGGATTCTAAAAAATGGCGTATGGGGGTTTTGTTCAATATCAAATCCAGGCTCATTCGAGACAATAAGGGAAAAAATAGCAGATGCCATACATTCGACCCAGAAATTTTCTAATAAAATAAAATTCTCAAAGGAAAAGACGCATCAATCAAAAAAGGACTATCCAGTAAAAAAAACTCCAACCTTAGAAGAATTGATCAAAATTGGAACTGAATGTGATTCTATCATCAGAGAAAAAAGAAACATCATAAAATCAACAGTTAATCTCTATTTTAAGACCACATCAAAATATTATGCAGACAGTTATGGCTCAAGAATTAGTCAAAACTATACTGATACCATAGTAGACCTGATAGCTACTGCAAGGGAATCTGGAATTACACAATCAATCAATATTACAGAAGGAGGTAGAGGAGGAATTGAAAAAATTTCTAACGAAGCCAACGTGTTAAAAGTTGCAGATGAGATTTCAGATAAAGCATCCAAACTGGTATACGCAAAACCAATCAAAGAAGAGAAGACAACGTTGGTGTTTAATCCAGATTTTGTAAGCTTGCTGACTCATGAGATTTTAGGTCATCCATCTGAAGCAGACAGAGTTTTGGGAAAAGAGATGGCATGGGCAGGAGGTTCATGGTGGGCAGGAAAACTTGGTGAGGAGATTGGCTCTAGTGAATTAAACGTATTTGATGATCCTTCAGTAGAAGGAACACTGGGATGGTATGATTTTGATGATGAGGGGATGAAGTCATCAAGGACCAATATTATTGAGAAAGGAGTATTGAAAGGGCATTTGCAAAATAATGAAACATCAAAAATTTTTGAGGTAGAATCTAATGCAAACATGAGAGCAACATCATACAAGTTCATGCCACTGATTAGGATGGCATGCACTTGTATTGATAAAGGAGATTGGAATCCAGATGAAATTATCAAAGATGTAAAGTCAGGATATTTAATTTCTAACATGAAGATACCGTCAATAGATATGAAAAGGTACAATTGGAGTATCTCTTGTCAATATGCAAATAAAATTGAAAATGGTGAAATCACTGACCTTCAAAGAGATGTGATAGTAATGGGCACTGCTCCTGAATTTTTCAGATCAATTGATGCATGTGGAAATGACTTTACCATAAGACCAATTACAAATTGTGGAAAAGGTGATCCTATGCAGTCAATGATGATGGGAAACGGTGGACCAACCATCAAAGCAGTAGCCACTGTAAAAAGTACTGGAGAGACAAAAAATGCCTAGTATTGAGGAGATAAAAAACAAGGTCATAAAATGTACAAATTGCGAATTATGTGAGACACGGACTAATGCAGTTCCAGGCAAGGGGAACGTTAACTCAAAGGTCATCTTTGTTGGTGAAGCTCCAGGAAGAAGTGAAGATAAAAATGGAGAGCCATTTGTTGGTGCTGCAGGAAAGAAACTCACTGCAGCACTAGAGTCGGCAGGAATTTCTAGAGATGATATCTACATTACAAATGTTGTAAAATGCAGACCTCCTAACAACAGGGTTCCCAATACAGGTGAAAGAGAGGCTTGCTCTAATTATTTAAAATCTGAAATAGAGGAGATTAACCCAGAGATTATTTGCATAATGGGAAACACAGCATATGGTTCTATTCTAGGGGGAACTAACATTACAAAGAATCGCGGCAAGGTGGTTGAGCATCAAGGAAACAGATACTTTATCACCATTCATCCTGCTGCGACAATTTATAATCAAGAATTATTAGATGTGCTAAAAAAAGACATGAAAAAAATAGCTAGTATTATAAAAAAATAAGATGAGGCCATTACCAAGAAAATTTTATTCGGATGATACCGTAGATGTTGCAAAGAATCTTCTAGGTAAGATTCTGGTTAGACAAATTGGAGAAAAGATGTTCTCAGGAATCATCACAGAGACTGAAGCTTATAGATTCAATGATGATCCTGCAAGCCATGCGTTTAGAGGAATGACAGAACGCAACAAGGCAATGTTTGGAGAAGTAGGCAGAGCATATGTGTATTTTACTTATGGTATGTACTATTGTGTCAATGCAGTTGCAAGAAATGATAATTATGATGCAGGGGCAGTGCTAATTCGAGCAATAAAACCAGTTAAAGGATTAGATCTTATGATAAAAAATAGAAAAAACAAAAAAATTGAAGAACTAACAAATGGTCCTGCAAAGCTTACTCAAGCATTAAAGATTACAAAAAAACAATACGGTGTTGATTTGACAAAGAAATCAGAGTTGTTTATTTCAGATGCGCAAAATGATTGTAAAGTATTTTCCAGTCAGCGAATTGGAATAAGAAACGGATTAGACAAGAAATGGAATTTTAAAATTAATCTTTAGAGTCTTTTTTATCGTCATTGACATCATCTAATGTCCAAGGAGCAAATTTACCTAAAATTTTTGCCCAGTCTAGTCGTAAAAGTAGAATTACAACACCAGTAAGCATTCCTCCAAAACCAATTATGCCAATGTAAATTGGTGTTGCATCATCAATGTCTTCTAGGAATGGGTCTACAAGGGACAATCCCAAAAAATGAGATATTAGAACTATCACATAGCTAAGCACGAGTTTTCCAGTAAACGTTGCAATAAAGAATCGCTTTGGATTATACTTTGCAAGTCCTAGTGGAACATATACTAGATCATCAGGTATAGGAGTAGCTGCAGCAAAAAAGGCAGCCCCTGCACCATATCGCTTTACTAGTCTTTCAAATGGCCTCATACGTTTTCTTGTTTTTTCAGTAATTATCTTGCGGCCACCATAGCTGACATAGAAGATGATTTGCTTTGCAGCGGTAGATGTAATAGCAGATATTATTGCAAGAACATGAATGTTGAATTGGTCCCCAACGGCCATTGTTGCCAGTAAAAGAAACGACGGGAGAGGGACAAATGGAACAAGAGAACCAAAAAAACTCACCAGTGTTAAACCAAAGTAACCAACTTCAGGTGCGAATGGAAACAAATCAGAAAAATCCACACAACAACGAGTGGTCAGCATTATTTAACTATAAAAAATGAGATACATGTTTGATTTTCATAATCATTAAAATAACATATTCTGGTGAAACTACTATTGGCTAAAAAAAATTATAGTGAAATCCCAATAGCTATTGCAAAGATTAGTCCATACATTAGATTTGTAGGAGTAATTGGTTCAAGCGGCGAACTATTATCATATTTTAGAAGATCAGATCTAAAGCCACTTCTAAATGCAAAAAATACACATTACCAATTCTCTCATATTGCAATTAAAACTGATTTAGAAGCATTTTTTGATAAGAGTTTAGGAGAGGTGGAATTTGTTTGGGAGGAAAGAAAAAAGGTTCAAACCATCTCATTTGCAATAAAAAAGATCAGAATTTGGATATCAATTGACAAAAAAGTTGTTCGTAGTGAAGTGTTAAGAATTATAGATTCTTGTCTTCCAATAGTGAAGCTTTACTCATAGAGCCAGCATTTTACATATCCGGTTTCAGTTGAAAAATTTGGAGGATCTTTTTTACATTTTTCAAATGCCATTGGGCATCTATCAATAAATCGACATTCTGATTTTGGTTCTAAAAGACTTGGAGGATCACCTGGAATAAATTTTGGTTTATCACCATGTAGTCTTGGAATGGATTCCAACAATCCTTTTGTGTATGGATGTTTGGGATTTTTGTAGATATAATTAGAGGAACCAAATTCTATCATTTGACCGCCATACATAATTCCAATCACATCTGCAATCTCAGACAATATTGCAAGATCATGAGTGATTAGCATTATTGACATGCCTTCTTTTTTTAATTTCTTTAGCAAGTTGATTATTTGTGCCTGAATAAGAACATCTAATGCAGTAGTAGGTTCATCAGCAATTACAAATTTTGGTTTTAGTAATAATCCCATTGCGATAATTACACGTTGTTTCATACCACCACTTAGCTCATGAGGATATTTCTGCAAAACAGATTCATCAAGGTTAACTGCATTCATTACATCAAGAATCACTTTTTTTGAGTCCCCATCAAAATGATGTTGTCTTAGTATCTCTTGGAATTGTTCATTTATTGAAAAAACAGGATCAAGGGAATTCATTGCGCCCTGAAATATCATGGA encodes:
- a CDS encoding DUF192 domain-containing protein, whose amino-acid sequence is MVTRTQTLLPIGVAAVIIGVVAMLNIPTDAKLEAVQFPKGTIKLDGMVLEVQIADTEPRRVRGLMFQDQLPYDEGMLFVFDTPGQYSLWMLNMQFPLDMIWFDEQGRVVHIEENVPPCKTALETRTCTGKSPGGFATYILEVTGGFVEKFNITEDSVMEIISI
- a CDS encoding transcriptional regulator produces the protein MEDYLEVIAELVELKGYATTLDVSRYMNVSAPSVTKMLKRLDESGFLEYEKYHGINLTQKGSQVAETIRQKHGILVEFFEILGIGHDTANQDAEGVEHHLNPKTIKQLRKFITFLKANPKVLDNFKNL
- a CDS encoding ATPase gives rise to the protein MKKIVADTSIVINGQLVHLVSSGEISDCDIIIPTATLDELQSQATQNKEQGLIGLEELKKLQEIIVPHNITLSYEGMRPSVDDIKLSGRGRIDAIIKDIAKQSEAILYTSDKVQALVAEAEGVSVVYHAPKIVSEKLEFLKFFDDETMSIHLKEGITPMAKKGKPGEITLTQIGGDVITRDYLHEMSTQILEATKISDSGNVEISKPGALVIQYGDYRIAITRPPFSEKYEITIVHPIVHLSLDDYHVSDELMKRFSSGAEGILISGAPGSGKSTLASGLANYYNGLGKIVKTFESPRDLRVDPAITQYTRLDGSFENSADILLLVRPDYTVFDEVRRREDFRIFSDLRLTGVGMVGVVHANSPLDAIQRFIGKIELGIIPNVIDTVIFVKDGKISKVYELELKVKVPSGMFEQDLARPVIEIRNFENHVLEHEIYTFGEENVIVPVQKGGKKHGIEKLAEDRIRDVIKRFDPNAHIEILSDNNIRVKVQKQYIPSIIGKGGSTINDLQKLLNVHIDVEENDEDDYFPDAEIPYTFSESKTGIILTVSREYTGMHADIYVADRYVTSSRIGRKGQIKIPKRSDSAQKLMDLASSKNDIQIYIKDF
- a CDS encoding response regulator; translated protein: MSKILIADDSESIRLVMRDILAIGEHEIVGEAIDGEDAVEKFSELKPDAMLLDLAMPKKDGLTVVREIVNKFPDAIIILITASDNQKVIQDCLAAGATAYVSKPFDFDNVLKVIKNTLSK
- a CDS encoding sensor histidine kinase; protein product: MKLIYKTYLLVGIVIVAAIVNLFLLYQVQQLGTSESYSIIRAGDLKVKTETVSSLASSIASGNDADRDNLKKETDDFDNVLKIFKNGGTIRGESIVTIPNQIDPEYNQVLKAWENYKMSANQVQKTSVFDQNAVNSLNYVLEKNGELILTTNSLVKDLEVLDRDYNRHKAIANELQELAKRIGQQALLISIGEGEGAQVQLKQDRLSFEIGLRKLLQVPIDGLDYQSVGKEPEDLIPTPRENSEALRELDPLWEAVQLRIQTLEERSLLSPEFDVARKNLERQKSILLDALDNFLDAWNRQLNLGEAQQQTIIQVLLAVDVIVFFLVIFVIRQSLNPLEMITSALSRVKEGIYGERIEYNASDEVGQLVNTFNIMSDTIKQKEEEAKKTDLAKDEFLAMITHELKTPLVPIQGYADILLGEHLGKLTDKQKERLRIIKSSSSSLLDIISDLLDAQKLDLGQLRMKKESISIKKTIEKAVTSFKPEAERRGIKLNHSSPEIIVVHDSERIGQVLNNLIKNSMIAIHADKGSIDINVTENNDDIEISVKDNGIGIPLEKQKDLFKKFYQVDASLTRERGGSGLGLAISKGIVEGHGGKIRVESTPNVGTKFIFTLPKNPPLGNQAK
- a CDS encoding TldD/PmbA family protein gives rise to the protein MNFEDFADKSIQISLDLGAEYCDVRSESYSSKKAVIENGQTEQCDSIIDTGIGIRILKNGVWGFCSISNPGSFETIREKIADAIHSTQKFSNKIKFSKEKTHQSKKDYPVKKTPTLEELIKIGTECDSIIREKRNIIKSTVNLYFKTTSKYYADSYGSRISQNYTDTIVDLIATARESGITQSINITEGGRGGIEKISNEANVLKVADEISDKASKLVYAKPIKEEKTTLVFNPDFVSLLTHEILGHPSEADRVLGKEMAWAGGSWWAGKLGEEIGSSELNVFDDPSVEGTLGWYDFDDEGMKSSRTNIIEKGVLKGHLQNNETSKIFEVESNANMRATSYKFMPLIRMACTCIDKGDWNPDEIIKDVKSGYLISNMKIPSIDMKRYNWSISCQYANKIENGEITDLQRDVIVMGTAPEFFRSIDACGNDFTIRPITNCGKGDPMQSMMMGNGGPTIKAVATVKSTGETKNA
- a CDS encoding uracil-DNA glycosylase, which produces MPSIEEIKNKVIKCTNCELCETRTNAVPGKGNVNSKVIFVGEAPGRSEDKNGEPFVGAAGKKLTAALESAGISRDDIYITNVVKCRPPNNRVPNTGEREACSNYLKSEIEEINPEIICIMGNTAYGSILGGTNITKNRGKVVEHQGNRYFITIHPAATIYNQELLDVLKKDMKKIASIIKK
- a CDS encoding DNA-3-methyladenine glycosylase, with amino-acid sequence MRPLPRKFYSDDTVDVAKNLLGKILVRQIGEKMFSGIITETEAYRFNDDPASHAFRGMTERNKAMFGEVGRAYVYFTYGMYYCVNAVARNDNYDAGAVLIRAIKPVKGLDLMIKNRKNKKIEELTNGPAKLTQALKITKKQYGVDLTKKSELFISDAQNDCKVFSSQRIGIRNGLDKKWNFKINL
- a CDS encoding DedA family protein; this encodes MDFSDLFPFAPEVGYFGLTLVSFFGSLVPFVPLPSFLLLATMAVGDQFNIHVLAIISAITSTAAKQIIFYVSYGGRKIITEKTRKRMRPFERLVKRYGAGAAFFAAATPIPDDLVYVPLGLAKYNPKRFFIATFTGKLVLSYVIVLISHFLGLSLVDPFLEDIDDATPIYIGIIGFGGMLTGVVILLLRLDWAKILGKFAPWTLDDVNDDKKDSKD
- a CDS encoding ABC transporter ATP-binding protein — translated: MTFLSVDGLSVVYPTSKGNIHAVENLSFALDNGQSIGIAGESACGKSTLGLSIIRMLQGGKITSGKIIFENDSLLDLPENKFEKVFRWKKISMIFQGAMNSLDPVFSINEQFQEILRQHHFDGDSKKVILDVMNAVNLDESVLQKYPHELSGGMKQRVIIAMGLLLKPKFVIADEPTTALDVLIQAQIINLLKKLKKEGMSIMLITHDLAILSEIADVIGIMYGGQMIEFGSSNYIYKNPKHPYTKGLLESIPRLHGDKPKFIPGDPPSLLEPKSECRFIDRCPMAFEKCKKDPPNFSTETGYVKCWLYE